A single region of the Methanothermobacter sp. K4 genome encodes:
- a CDS encoding ABC transporter ATP-binding protein, which produces MIRVENLTKTYKLENGDEFRALSDVNLEVSEGEILGILGMSGSGKTTLLRILRGVEPFDSGRITLDDVTVEHDSGQYYFSKLKKKTAIHLQRSFGLWSETALQNVIRKLYAAKYGDESMTDFDFAYDEFGEEAMELLRVVGLDHKAEHFAPVLSGGEKQRLIMARQLAKKPRVLLLDEPATMSCPGTKQEILDAIKNINRELGVTVVLVSHLPEVHEYLADRVVLMEDGRIVDEGEPGRIIERFMRDIEPPVDYTPHSSEREILRVRDLAKRFVLLKGGAVLEMRDVNLDIREGEIVSIIGPSGAGKTVLLRMIGGLDLPDEGTVEFRLNSEWVNMHEPGVKRMGIRRKMGFMHQEFALVHHATLRSQIASRLGVKGEHVVAEARKRAEELGISDMVLDVLYQLTDLPETEARYRLEKLGLSPEILEELFPSFPDSKVKRYAEPIFRALDLPMDILDRKSYELSGGERVRATLALVLASRPDVLVLDEPFGDLDPITLRMVSNSLKRINMEFGTTIIMVSHHVDFIRELSTRAVMVEDGRLVMDGEPDGLCDEFVERSHAKYLQRVKG; this is translated from the coding sequence ATGATAAGGGTGGAGAACCTGACAAAGACCTATAAACTTGAGAATGGAGATGAATTCAGGGCACTTTCCGATGTTAACCTTGAGGTTTCTGAGGGAGAAATCCTGGGAATACTTGGCATGAGCGGTTCAGGTAAGACAACACTTCTGAGGATCCTGAGGGGTGTTGAACCCTTTGATTCAGGGAGGATAACCCTGGATGATGTAACCGTTGAGCATGATTCGGGACAGTACTACTTCTCAAAACTCAAAAAGAAAACTGCAATTCACCTCCAGAGGTCCTTTGGCCTCTGGTCGGAGACCGCCCTTCAGAATGTAATAAGGAAGCTGTATGCTGCAAAATATGGTGACGAGTCAATGACAGACTTTGACTTCGCCTATGATGAATTCGGTGAGGAGGCAATGGAGCTCCTCAGGGTGGTTGGACTTGACCACAAGGCCGAGCACTTTGCACCTGTCCTCAGCGGCGGCGAGAAGCAGAGGCTCATAATGGCCAGGCAGCTTGCAAAAAAACCCAGGGTACTTCTTCTTGATGAACCCGCAACCATGTCGTGCCCGGGGACGAAGCAGGAGATACTGGATGCCATAAAGAACATCAACAGGGAACTGGGTGTCACGGTGGTGCTGGTCTCACACCTGCCTGAAGTCCACGAGTACCTTGCAGACAGGGTGGTCCTGATGGAGGACGGCCGCATCGTTGATGAGGGGGAACCCGGGAGGATTATCGAGCGGTTCATGAGGGACATTGAACCCCCGGTTGACTACACACCCCACAGCTCAGAGAGGGAGATCCTCAGGGTCAGGGACCTGGCCAAGAGGTTCGTACTCCTCAAGGGCGGGGCGGTCCTTGAGATGAGGGATGTTAACCTTGATATCAGGGAGGGTGAGATAGTATCCATAATAGGGCCCAGCGGGGCCGGCAAGACGGTGCTCCTCCGGATGATAGGGGGTCTGGACCTTCCTGATGAGGGTACGGTGGAGTTCAGGCTTAACAGTGAATGGGTTAACATGCATGAACCTGGCGTTAAAAGGATGGGTATACGGAGAAAGATGGGTTTCATGCATCAGGAGTTTGCCCTTGTACATCACGCCACCCTAAGGAGCCAGATAGCCTCAAGGCTTGGTGTTAAAGGTGAACATGTTGTTGCAGAGGCAAGGAAGAGGGCCGAGGAGCTGGGTATAAGTGACATGGTCCTTGATGTGCTCTACCAGCTCACAGACCTTCCTGAAACAGAGGCCCGATACAGGCTTGAGAAACTTGGCCTTTCACCTGAGATACTCGAGGAGCTCTTCCCCAGCTTCCCTGACAGTAAGGTTAAGAGGTATGCTGAGCCCATATTCAGGGCCCTGGACCTCCCCATGGACATACTTGACAGGAAATCATATGAGCTCTCAGGGGGTGAGCGGGTGAGGGCGACCCTTGCCCTTGTCCTTGCATCAAGGCCCGATGTACTTGTCCTTGATGAGCCATTCGGGGACCTTGACCCCATAACACTCAGGATGGTTTCAAATTCCCTCAAGAGGATCAACATGGAGTTCGGGACAACCATAATAATGGTGAGCCACCATGTGGATTTCATAAGGGAGCTCAGCACAAGGGCTGTGATGGTTGAGGACGGCCGTCTTGTAATGGACGGCGAACCAGATGGCCTCTGCGATGAGTTTGTTGAAAGAAGCCATGCAAAATATCTTCAAAGGGTTAAGGGGTGA
- a CDS encoding flavin reductase family protein translates to MEFENFPVENAHRILTPRPTVIVTTVDEEGNINAAPFSFTMPVSIDPPIVAFASAPSHHTAVNVEDTHEFVLNITPVDIIDEMWVTARDFPAGENELEAAGLNWIPSERVKPPRIAEAVAHLECELLRMCEVGDHNLIVGSVVNASVCSGCIRDGLLDVESVKPVLHVGGTVFVVGDHVKRIE, encoded by the coding sequence ATGGAATTCGAGAATTTTCCTGTGGAGAATGCACACAGAATACTTACTCCAAGGCCAACCGTCATTGTAACCACGGTGGATGAGGAGGGGAATATAAATGCGGCCCCATTTTCCTTCACCATGCCTGTGTCAATTGACCCCCCAATTGTGGCCTTTGCATCTGCACCTAGCCACCACACCGCAGTGAATGTTGAGGACACCCATGAGTTTGTACTTAACATAACGCCGGTGGATATAATTGATGAGATGTGGGTAACCGCCAGGGACTTCCCGGCGGGTGAGAATGAACTTGAGGCCGCAGGTCTTAACTGGATTCCATCGGAGAGGGTTAAGCCCCCAAGGATAGCCGAGGCGGTCGCGCACCTTGAATGTGAACTCCTCAGGATGTGTGAGGTCGGGGACCACAACCTCATAGTGGGGTCCGTTGTGAATGCCTCGGTCTGCTCTGGATGCATAAGGGATGGTCTCCTTGATGTTGAATCGGTTAAGCCAGTCCTCCATGTGGGCGGTACAGTGTTTGTTGTTGGGGATCATGTGAAGCGCATTGAATAG
- a CDS encoding universal stress protein: MFERIMVPTDGSEYAAKAEDLAIELAGRLGSVVVAVHVIDEKLIYPFDVLEDEGKEILAAVQRKGREAGVQVDEVLVFGSPAHDMKKIAEKTGADLVVIASHGRSGLEKLLMGSVAETTLKTVEVPVLLVK; encoded by the coding sequence ATGTTTGAGAGGATCATGGTCCCAACCGATGGTTCAGAGTATGCAGCAAAGGCTGAGGACCTTGCCATTGAACTTGCAGGGCGTCTGGGGTCTGTTGTGGTTGCTGTGCATGTTATTGATGAGAAGCTGATCTACCCCTTTGATGTCCTTGAGGACGAGGGAAAGGAGATCCTGGCGGCTGTGCAGAGGAAGGGTAGGGAGGCCGGTGTCCAGGTGGATGAGGTCCTGGTATTTGGGAGTCCCGCGCATGATATGAAGAAGATAGCTGAGAAAACAGGGGCGGACCTTGTGGTTATCGCATCCCATGGGCGTTCAGGTCTTGAGAAGCTTCTTATGGGCAGTGTGGCCGAGACCACCCTCAAAACAGTTGAGGTACCGGTACTCCTTGTTAAATAG
- a CDS encoding pseudomurein-binding repeat-containing protein, producing the protein MKRHLPLILLGLIAIAFSGTASAVDIYVNATGGNDNNDGLSWATAKATIKNATGSAADNDVIWLADGEYTGPDNRAVTIDKNLTITGQTTEGTIINLEGNPRLFTVTKDLKLSNLTIRNAYSTTTSGTIYIYNANLTIQNCLLLNNTSRFGGAIFADSSSRVTITNSTFTQNTANSYHGGAIGALFSTVTITNTTLINNTVNLYHGGAIYAQSSRVTITNSTLTNNTAPNLGGAIFADSSMVAIGNTTVTNNTAPNGGAIYAHFRSTVTITNSTLTNNTATNGGAIYIYLSCTLTMTNTTLTNNTANLAGAIIVRSCSQPAKIMFCRIFNNPDQTGLNVYADYSAVDARFNWWGSNNPDFSSLVSANVTYNPWIVLRINANPDTVLIGETSQITADLQHDSDGALHDPTEGIIPYKGLANFSTTFGSITDTNFTDGTATSTLTNLNTRGSATVYAKVDNETVNITVTVLQPATFALSNLTVTPTTGVAPLTITVKANITNTGDIPGDYTATLKINQKPIKNQTVTLNPGETKTIEFIKTLQPGTYNVTIDTLPPKLVTAVITINQLAGTANWVKKYYVLYKRLPSSVTISGKGFTMAQFLDLLVRATIQINAGNLKPLSPRTVGYAGSTGTSRSIKLSKSAYISTAITIRNFINTYKRAPRYATTGYGKIPFTRLVYIYSKTIGFYGTYKRLPNYVSI; encoded by the coding sequence ATGAAAAGACATCTTCCTTTAATCTTGCTGGGTCTTATTGCAATAGCCTTTTCTGGGACGGCCAGTGCAGTGGACATCTACGTTAATGCCACTGGGGGGAATGACAACAACGATGGACTCTCATGGGCAACGGCAAAGGCCACCATAAAGAATGCAACTGGATCAGCTGCAGACAATGACGTTATATGGCTTGCAGACGGCGAATACACCGGCCCAGATAACAGGGCCGTGACCATCGACAAGAACCTGACAATCACAGGTCAGACAACAGAAGGCACCATCATAAACCTCGAAGGAAACCCAAGATTATTCACAGTCACAAAGGACCTCAAACTATCAAATCTAACAATAAGAAACGCTTACTCAACCACCACCTCAGGGACAATATACATCTACAATGCAAACCTCACAATCCAAAACTGCCTACTCCTAAACAACACATCACGATTTGGAGGAGCAATATTCGCAGATTCCTCCTCCAGGGTAACAATAACAAACAGCACATTCACACAAAACACAGCAAACTCGTATCATGGAGGAGCAATAGGAGCACTTTTCTCCACGGTAACAATAACAAACACTACACTGATCAACAACACCGTAAACCTGTATCATGGAGGAGCAATATACGCACAGTCCTCCAGGGTAACAATAACAAACAGCACACTGACCAACAACACAGCACCCAATTTAGGAGGAGCAATATTCGCAGATTCCTCCATGGTAGCTATAGGGAACACCACAGTGACCAACAACACAGCACCCAATGGAGGAGCAATATACGCACATTTTCGCTCCACGGTAACAATAACAAACAGCACACTGACCAACAACACAGCAACCAATGGAGGAGCAATATACATATATTTATCCTGCACATTAACCATGACAAACACCACACTCACCAACAACACAGCAAACCTTGCTGGAGCAATAATTGTGCGTAGTTGCTCACAGCCAGCCAAAATAATGTTCTGCCGTATATTCAACAACCCGGACCAGACAGGTCTAAATGTCTACGCAGATTATAGTGCTGTGGATGCCCGATTCAACTGGTGGGGATCCAACAATCCAGACTTTTCAAGCCTTGTCTCAGCAAATGTAACATACAACCCATGGATCGTCCTTAGAATAAATGCCAACCCAGACACAGTACTCATAGGGGAAACCTCACAGATAACCGCGGACCTCCAGCACGACAGTGACGGAGCACTGCACGACCCAACTGAAGGCATAATCCCATACAAAGGACTAGCAAACTTCTCCACAACCTTCGGCTCAATAACCGACACAAACTTCACAGATGGCACCGCCACCTCAACACTAACCAACCTCAACACCAGGGGGAGCGCCACAGTATATGCCAAAGTTGACAACGAAACGGTTAACATCACAGTCACAGTCCTGCAACCAGCAACCTTCGCACTAAGCAACTTAACAGTCACACCCACAACCGGAGTAGCACCACTAACCATCACAGTCAAAGCCAACATCACCAACACAGGAGACATCCCCGGAGACTACACAGCAACCCTCAAAATAAACCAGAAACCCATAAAAAACCAGACAGTCACCCTAAACCCTGGAGAAACAAAAACCATTGAATTCATAAAAACACTGCAACCAGGAACCTACAACGTAACAATCGACACACTCCCACCTAAACTGGTAACTGCAGTTATAACAATAAACCAGCTCGCAGGAACTGCAAACTGGGTCAAAAAATACTACGTGCTTTATAAAAGACTCCCATCTTCAGTGACAATCTCAGGAAAAGGATTCACAATGGCACAGTTCCTGGACCTCCTTGTACGTGCAACCATCCAGATCAATGCAGGCAACCTGAAACCACTAAGCCCACGAACCGTCGGCTACGCAGGCTCAACAGGAACCTCCAGATCAATCAAACTCTCAAAATCAGCTTACATATCCACAGCAATCACCATAAGAAACTTCATAAACACCTACAAACGGGCCCCCAGATACGCAACAACCGGGTATGGGAAAATACCATTCACAAGACTCGTCTACATCTACAGTAAAACCATAGGGTTCTATGGAACCTACAAAAGACTCCCAAACTATGTGAGTATCTAA
- a CDS encoding rubredoxin, producing MKRYKCRVCGYIYDPKKGEPRTDTPPGTPFEDLPETWRCPSCGARKKMFKPLD from the coding sequence TTGAAAAGATACAAATGCAGGGTTTGTGGATACATCTACGACCCTAAGAAGGGTGAACCAAGGACAGACACACCACCCGGAACACCATTTGAGGACCTCCCTGAAACATGGAGGTGCCCATCATGCGGTGCAAGGAAGAAGATGTTCAAACCACTGGACTGA
- the rd gene encoding rubredoxin has protein sequence MDKYVCQMCGYIYDPEEGDPTSGIEPGTPFEELPDDWVCPVCGVGKDQFKKMD, from the coding sequence ATGGATAAATACGTCTGCCAGATGTGCGGATACATCTACGACCCTGAAGAGGGAGACCCCACATCAGGGATAGAACCCGGAACACCATTTGAGGAGCTCCCCGACGACTGGGTATGCCCTGTATGTGGAGTTGGAAAGGACCAGTTCAAGAAGATGGATTAA